In a single window of the Phycisphaerales bacterium genome:
- a CDS encoding FMN-binding protein — translation MQKFMRESWLVLVLGTVFAMLLAGAQAQLQPLIDQNRAAVLSEAIAEVVPAMDAARPPEKLVVDRNDVYRCFDSSGQIAGYAVRAFGPGFVDRITLVVGLSPELDRVLGVRVIEHSETPGLGTKINPGYPFPEQFREKGADVKLVVEKRPPRAPQEVEAITGATWSSVYVTDIVNDVNQRVRPALQALLAAEPEGSR, via the coding sequence GTGCAGAAGTTCATGCGGGAATCGTGGTTGGTCCTGGTACTGGGAACGGTCTTCGCCATGTTGCTGGCGGGCGCCCAGGCCCAGCTCCAGCCGCTGATCGATCAGAACCGGGCGGCGGTACTGAGCGAAGCGATTGCGGAGGTTGTGCCGGCGATGGACGCGGCCCGACCGCCGGAGAAGCTCGTGGTGGACCGGAATGACGTCTACCGGTGCTTCGACTCCAGTGGCCAGATCGCGGGTTACGCCGTGCGGGCTTTCGGGCCGGGGTTCGTCGATCGCATCACGCTGGTTGTGGGATTGAGCCCCGAACTCGACCGTGTGCTGGGTGTGCGGGTGATCGAGCACAGCGAGACGCCCGGCCTCGGCACGAAGATCAATCCCGGCTACCCGTTTCCGGAGCAGTTTCGCGAAAAGGGTGCCGACGTAAAGCTCGTCGTCGAGAAGCGTCCACCCCGGGCCCCGCAGGAGGTCGAAGCGATTACGGGCGCGACCTGGTCGAGTGTCTACGTCACCGACATCGTGAATGACGTCAACCAGCGCGTGCGCCCGGCCCTGCAGGCGCTGCTCGCGGCCGAGCCGGAAGGGAGCCGTTGA
- the nuoH gene encoding NADH-quinone oxidoreductase subunit NuoH, with translation MMDLTVNRVERTLRSPLLLLFLVVVAGPAATVVGIWTLVQWSVVQQVLADPFWFPLVVMGTMLFIILNGCAVCILAERKIASFTQDRHGPNRVGYWGWLQPIADGLKFFLKEDITPHHVDKPIFTLAPIVAMITALLGFAIIPWAGYVVWPWMPASATPLSTQAAALNIGVLWIVAVGSLGVYGIVLAGYASNNKYSFYGGMRATAQMISYELPIGLALLCMLLATGTLRLDEMVNQQAASGIWYIFLYPVPFLLLLIGAFAEGNRAPFDLAEAEQELVGGFHTEYSSMRFALFFLGEYAHMITASAFIAAIFLGGWAPLPFVSFYSTLPDGTIEPTAWNVSWWAMLIKFGAFLAKITVLIAFFMFIRWTIPRFRFDQLMRITWQGLVPIGILLVALIAVLVAFNLQRVWWAALGVNLLTIVITLLVVARAGSPVTGRQTDLPTPEVRPAAAR, from the coding sequence ATGATGGATTTGACAGTCAACCGGGTGGAACGAACCCTCCGCAGCCCGCTGCTGTTGCTGTTCCTCGTCGTTGTCGCGGGCCCCGCTGCCACCGTGGTGGGCATCTGGACCCTCGTCCAGTGGTCCGTCGTACAGCAGGTTCTCGCGGATCCTTTCTGGTTCCCGCTCGTGGTGATGGGGACGATGCTGTTCATCATCCTGAACGGCTGCGCGGTGTGCATTCTCGCCGAACGGAAGATCGCCAGCTTCACCCAGGACCGGCACGGTCCGAACCGCGTCGGCTACTGGGGCTGGCTCCAGCCCATCGCGGACGGTCTCAAGTTCTTCCTCAAGGAAGACATCACACCGCACCACGTCGACAAGCCGATCTTCACCCTCGCGCCGATCGTAGCGATGATCACCGCGCTGCTCGGTTTCGCGATCATCCCGTGGGCTGGTTACGTCGTGTGGCCGTGGATGCCGGCCAGCGCCACCCCGCTGAGCACGCAGGCCGCAGCGCTCAACATCGGCGTGCTGTGGATTGTGGCGGTGGGATCGCTGGGGGTCTACGGCATCGTGCTCGCGGGTTACGCAAGCAACAACAAGTACTCGTTCTACGGCGGCATGCGGGCTACCGCCCAGATGATCAGCTACGAGCTGCCCATCGGCCTCGCGCTGCTCTGCATGCTGCTCGCGACCGGCACGCTGCGACTGGACGAGATGGTGAACCAGCAGGCCGCCAGCGGCATCTGGTACATCTTCCTCTACCCAGTGCCGTTCCTGCTGCTGCTGATCGGGGCGTTTGCCGAAGGCAACCGGGCCCCGTTCGACCTCGCCGAGGCCGAGCAGGAACTCGTCGGCGGCTTCCACACCGAGTACAGCTCCATGCGTTTCGCCCTGTTTTTCCTGGGTGAATACGCCCACATGATCACGGCGAGCGCCTTCATCGCAGCCATCTTCCTCGGCGGCTGGGCCCCGCTCCCGTTCGTGTCCTTCTACTCCACTCTGCCGGACGGCACGATCGAGCCGACCGCCTGGAACGTGAGCTGGTGGGCGATGCTCATCAAGTTCGGCGCCTTCCTGGCCAAGATCACCGTGTTGATCGCCTTCTTCATGTTCATCCGCTGGACGATCCCGCGCTTCCGCTTTGACCAGCTCATGCGGATCACGTGGCAGGGACTCGTGCCGATCGGCATCCTCCTCGTGGCGCTGATTGCAGTCCTGGTCGCATTCAACCTCCAGCGCGTCTGGTGGGCGGCGCTGGGCGTCAACCTCCTCACGATCGTCATCACCCTGCTGGTCGTCGCCCGGGCCGGGAGTCCCGTCACCGGCCGGCAAACCGACCTGCCCACCCCGGAAGTGCGGCCGGCGGCAGCGCGCTAG
- a CDS encoding RnfABCDGE type electron transport complex subunit B yields MLLTVAMAAVILFALTLVFATLLGIAKDKLRVDEDPRIAEVNEALPAANCGGCGFAGCADFAKAVVEQRVACSGCPVGGSETATRIAEILGVEVIETAPYRVVIKCGARTEDKLGGVQYDGVRSCVEANVVGTTQACVYGCLGYGDCCTACDFDALHMQAGRPVVDYDKCTGCGACVTACPRDLIERIPFKQERMLVVACNNHEPAKAVKAVCKVGCIGCKMCERLAKGIFVVTDNVAHIDYETYTGAETPEIQKVLDKCPAEVLVYFGKPRPEQAEPEAVTEGASAEREAEA; encoded by the coding sequence ATGTTACTGACCGTCGCCATGGCCGCGGTGATTCTTTTCGCCCTCACGCTGGTCTTCGCGACCCTGCTGGGGATCGCCAAAGACAAACTGCGCGTGGACGAGGACCCGCGCATTGCCGAGGTGAACGAGGCGCTGCCGGCCGCGAACTGCGGTGGCTGTGGTTTCGCCGGCTGTGCAGACTTCGCCAAGGCGGTGGTCGAGCAGCGCGTCGCGTGCAGCGGTTGCCCGGTAGGCGGGTCGGAAACGGCCACGCGCATTGCCGAAATCCTCGGCGTGGAAGTGATCGAGACGGCCCCGTACCGCGTGGTGATCAAGTGCGGCGCGCGCACCGAGGACAAGCTCGGGGGCGTGCAGTATGACGGTGTGCGGAGCTGTGTCGAGGCGAACGTGGTCGGCACGACGCAGGCGTGCGTTTACGGCTGTCTCGGGTACGGGGACTGCTGCACGGCCTGCGACTTCGATGCGCTGCATATGCAGGCGGGGCGGCCGGTCGTCGACTACGACAAATGCACCGGCTGCGGTGCATGTGTGACGGCCTGCCCACGCGACCTGATCGAGCGCATCCCGTTCAAGCAGGAGCGCATGCTGGTCGTGGCCTGCAACAACCACGAGCCCGCCAAGGCGGTCAAGGCCGTCTGCAAGGTCGGGTGCATTGGCTGCAAGATGTGCGAACGGCTGGCGAAGGGCATCTTCGTGGTGACGGACAACGTGGCGCACATCGACTACGAGACGTACACGGGCGCGGAGACGCCGGAGATCCAGAAGGTGCTCGACAAGTGCCCGGCCGAGGTGCTGGTCTACTTCGGTAAGCCGCGCCCGGAGCAGGCGGAGCCGGAGGCCGTCACAGAAGGCGCGTCGGCGGAGCGGGAAGCCGAGGCCTGA
- a CDS encoding SoxR reducing system RseC family protein, which yields MRFLENFGQGCGNCHHGEGCGVDVEAARDVDLECRTQHGVSLALATALVFIVPLAAALAGAWCLPWLSPVLGEVELATAGGAVAGFLIGVGAVRFLFRWFRPRPVVTEATE from the coding sequence ATGAGGTTTCTCGAGAATTTCGGGCAGGGCTGCGGCAACTGCCACCATGGGGAGGGCTGCGGTGTCGACGTCGAGGCGGCCCGTGACGTGGATCTGGAGTGCCGCACGCAACATGGTGTGTCCCTGGCGCTGGCTACAGCACTTGTCTTCATCGTGCCCCTGGCGGCCGCATTGGCAGGCGCCTGGTGTTTGCCTTGGCTCTCACCCGTCTTGGGGGAGGTCGAGCTTGCCACGGCCGGGGGTGCGGTGGCCGGCTTCCTGATCGGCGTGGGGGCGGTTCGATTCCTGTTCCGGTGGTTCCGGCCGCGGCCGGTTGTGACGGAGGCGACGGAATGA
- a CDS encoding RnfABCDGE type electron transport complex subunit D — translation MSETPVPAKPTALPIRADGPRGFLVSSPPHVAAGDTTQRIMFDVALAMLPLLAAAILYFGIGALVLVVVTTAGCLAAEAAGNWLRGRSQASLVDGSALVTGMILAFSLPPVREGGLNYYMGFLGGAVAIGLAKSAFGGLGNNLFNPAMVGRAFLMICFPAALGVWTEPGTGRLIGDPNIDAITMATPLQIVKQSKPEYVPPSTGDLFVGKVGGCIGETSALAALLGGLYLVLRRRADWRQPVFVLLGVLAVTLGVYVVWPGEVDAKLLPALAEANAAGELAFRSGLGLADTLRIAWTGAGYQLLSGALLFGAFFIATDYVGAPVNPLGRILFGLGVGVLIAVIRLFGAYPEGLMFAILIMNALTPLIERVTTPTPFGGHVKA, via the coding sequence ATGAGCGAAACACCGGTTCCGGCCAAGCCGACGGCCCTGCCGATTCGTGCGGACGGCCCGCGTGGCTTCCTGGTGAGTTCACCCCCGCACGTCGCGGCGGGGGATACGACGCAGCGCATCATGTTCGATGTAGCGCTGGCGATGCTGCCGTTGCTGGCCGCGGCGATTCTGTACTTTGGAATCGGGGCACTCGTCCTCGTGGTGGTGACGACGGCGGGTTGCCTTGCGGCCGAGGCGGCGGGCAACTGGCTGCGCGGCCGCAGCCAGGCCTCGCTGGTCGACGGGTCGGCCCTGGTAACCGGGATGATTCTCGCGTTCTCGCTGCCGCCGGTGCGCGAAGGTGGTCTGAACTACTACATGGGTTTTCTGGGCGGGGCGGTGGCGATCGGGTTGGCGAAGTCGGCCTTTGGCGGCCTGGGGAACAACCTGTTCAACCCCGCCATGGTCGGTCGGGCGTTCCTGATGATCTGCTTCCCGGCCGCGCTGGGCGTCTGGACGGAGCCAGGGACGGGCCGGCTGATCGGCGACCCGAACATCGACGCGATCACGATGGCCACGCCGCTCCAGATCGTGAAGCAGTCCAAGCCGGAGTATGTTCCACCGAGCACGGGCGATCTGTTCGTCGGGAAGGTGGGCGGCTGCATTGGCGAGACCAGTGCGCTGGCAGCATTACTCGGCGGCTTGTACCTCGTCCTGCGACGGCGCGCGGACTGGCGCCAGCCGGTGTTCGTCCTGCTGGGTGTGCTCGCGGTCACATTGGGCGTGTATGTCGTGTGGCCGGGGGAAGTCGACGCGAAACTGCTGCCGGCACTGGCGGAAGCGAACGCGGCCGGCGAGCTGGCGTTCCGGTCAGGGCTGGGTTTGGCGGATACGTTGCGGATCGCGTGGACCGGCGCGGGCTACCAGTTGCTAAGCGGCGCCCTGTTATTCGGGGCGTTCTTCATCGCAACGGATTACGTGGGTGCGCCGGTCAACCCGCTGGGGCGTATCCTTTTCGGCCTGGGTGTCGGCGTATTGATTGCGGTGATTCGGCTATTTGGGGCGTATCCTGAGGGGCTGATGTTCGCGATCCTGATCATGAATGCCCTGACACCGCTGATCGAGCGGGTGACGACACCGACACCGTTTGGTGGGCATGTGAAGGCGTAG
- a CDS encoding (2Fe-2S)-binding protein: MPKIIIDGQEVACRENIPVLQAALEAGQDIPHYCYHPGLSIVASCRLCLMEMKMPDPRTKELVWVPKLFPSCQTPVKDGMEVRFNTERVRDNVKHVMEYYLLNHPLDCPVCDKAGECYLQDYTESGGPATSRMVEEKYKNPKKDIGPHTLLYQDRCVLCSRCVRFTDEIAGTGELKVINRGSRGEIDVFPGAPLANALQGNVVDLCPVGALLDKGFLFKQRVWLLKHAKSVSPVDSRGQTIWIDHNAEGIHRIRPRFNERVNEWWISDEARFGWKFIYRADRLSQPRTRNGTALAPVAWEALPDLLRSRIEQAAAGDGGARVAAVLSPMLSCEEAWLLAQFIRDLAPQATLVLGHVPVTGQDRCFPKGFKIMAEKCPNRRGIETVLAHFGGPQSTFAEFLGRAVEGQVAAAYVTAGYPEAWVDDRAVTALRKVPFLAVHDLFPSGLDASATVQIPAASWAEREGTFMNCDGLLQAFDRAIPPLEGVKPDGQFLFELAGGEGLFRSHKVRASVAAAVPALGDVFEPRPLPEHAH, translated from the coding sequence ATGCCGAAGATCATCATCGATGGACAGGAAGTTGCCTGCCGGGAGAACATCCCGGTCTTGCAGGCCGCCCTCGAAGCCGGTCAGGACATTCCCCATTACTGCTACCATCCCGGCTTGTCGATCGTCGCGAGTTGCCGCCTCTGCCTCATGGAGATGAAGATGCCCGACCCCCGGACGAAAGAGCTCGTCTGGGTGCCGAAGCTCTTCCCCTCCTGCCAGACACCGGTGAAGGACGGCATGGAGGTCCGCTTCAATACGGAGCGCGTCCGCGACAACGTCAAGCACGTGATGGAGTACTACCTTCTCAACCACCCGCTGGACTGCCCGGTCTGCGACAAGGCCGGCGAGTGCTACCTCCAGGACTACACCGAGTCCGGCGGACCCGCCACTTCCCGCATGGTCGAGGAGAAGTACAAGAACCCGAAGAAGGACATTGGCCCGCACACCCTGCTCTACCAGGACCGCTGCGTGCTCTGCTCACGCTGCGTCCGCTTCACCGACGAGATCGCCGGAACCGGCGAGCTCAAGGTCATCAACCGCGGCAGCCGCGGGGAGATCGACGTCTTCCCCGGTGCGCCCCTCGCGAACGCGCTCCAGGGCAACGTCGTCGATCTCTGCCCGGTCGGCGCCCTGCTCGACAAGGGCTTCCTCTTCAAGCAGCGCGTCTGGCTGCTGAAGCACGCCAAGTCCGTCAGCCCGGTCGACAGTCGGGGCCAGACCATCTGGATCGACCACAACGCCGAGGGCATTCACCGCATCCGGCCGCGCTTCAACGAGCGCGTCAACGAATGGTGGATCAGTGACGAAGCCCGGTTCGGCTGGAAATTCATCTATCGCGCGGACCGCCTGTCCCAGCCGCGTACCCGGAACGGCACGGCGCTCGCCCCGGTGGCGTGGGAAGCGCTGCCCGACCTGCTGCGCTCCCGGATCGAGCAGGCGGCCGCCGGCGACGGTGGAGCGCGCGTCGCCGCCGTACTCAGTCCGATGCTGAGTTGTGAAGAGGCCTGGCTGCTCGCCCAGTTCATCCGCGACCTTGCTCCGCAGGCCACCCTCGTACTCGGTCACGTCCCGGTCACCGGTCAGGACCGGTGTTTCCCGAAGGGCTTCAAGATCATGGCCGAGAAGTGCCCCAACCGGAGGGGCATCGAGACCGTGCTCGCCCATTTCGGCGGACCGCAGTCCACCTTCGCCGAGTTCCTGGGCCGCGCGGTCGAGGGCCAGGTCGCGGCCGCGTACGTCACGGCCGGGTACCCGGAAGCGTGGGTGGACGATCGGGCGGTGACGGCGCTGCGGAAGGTTCCCTTCCTCGCCGTGCACGACCTCTTCCCCTCGGGTCTCGACGCCAGCGCCACGGTCCAGATTCCCGCGGCCTCCTGGGCGGAGCGGGAAGGCACTTTCATGAACTGCGACGGCTTGCTACAGGCCTTCGACCGGGCCATCCCCCCGCTCGAAGGCGTCAAGCCGGACGGCCAGTTCCTCTTCGAGCTCGCCGGCGGTGAGGGACTCTTCCGATCGCACAAGGTGCGTGCCAGCGTGGCTGCTGCGGTCCCCGCGCTGGGTGATGTTTTCGAACCGCGCCCGCTGCCCGAGCACGCTCACTGA
- the rsxC gene encoding electron transport complex subunit RsxC: MIATLIERLSGLKAFPRGIHPPHRKHYSEHVPIALFEPQGELLIPMSQHLGPPCLPIIKARDEVTYGQKIAEIDHPISAPIHSSVTGKSGMVAVTLLPGPGGRRCDAIPITPAAEGAVPPDFLATFLDRNWDGVEPASFDPELILQRIRNAGLVGMGGATFPTYFKLKRNPAQPVDTLVLNGAECEPYLTADHRLMLECPEAIVVGMQLAMHAAGATRGIIAIEQNKPDAIEALRKVSAGRPGLEVAICATKYPMGGERQLIPAVTGRVVPSAPKGLPLNVGVVVINVSTAHAIARAVVHEAPFTHRVVTVTGLGVERPGNFLVPIGTKFSELIERAAGGVTAAALKVLAGGPMMGPTVPNLDVPVTKGVGGITVMIEEETAHWHEGACIRCGRCIDNCPLFLSPTKIAHAIKHREYQLAIDFDMQACCECGCCSYVCPAQIPLAQYIRAGKNQWRQIQMTKK, translated from the coding sequence ATGATCGCCACGCTGATAGAACGGTTGTCAGGGCTGAAGGCCTTTCCCCGCGGAATTCACCCGCCGCATCGCAAGCATTATTCGGAGCACGTGCCGATTGCGCTCTTCGAGCCACAAGGCGAGTTGCTGATCCCGATGTCGCAGCACTTGGGACCACCATGCCTGCCGATCATCAAGGCGCGCGACGAGGTGACCTACGGGCAGAAGATCGCGGAAATCGACCACCCCATCTCGGCACCGATCCACAGCTCCGTGACGGGTAAGTCAGGTATGGTTGCGGTCACCTTGCTGCCCGGGCCCGGTGGACGGCGGTGTGATGCGATCCCGATTACGCCCGCGGCCGAGGGGGCCGTACCGCCGGATTTCCTGGCAACCTTCCTTGACCGCAACTGGGACGGTGTGGAGCCCGCATCGTTCGACCCGGAGCTGATTCTCCAGCGCATCCGTAACGCGGGCCTGGTGGGCATGGGCGGAGCGACGTTTCCGACGTACTTCAAACTGAAGCGCAACCCGGCCCAGCCGGTGGATACGCTCGTGCTCAATGGGGCGGAATGTGAGCCGTACCTGACCGCAGATCATCGGCTGATGCTCGAGTGTCCGGAAGCGATTGTGGTGGGCATGCAGCTCGCGATGCACGCGGCCGGCGCGACCCGTGGGATTATTGCGATCGAGCAGAACAAGCCGGATGCGATTGAGGCGCTGCGCAAGGTAAGCGCCGGGCGCCCGGGACTGGAAGTGGCCATCTGTGCAACGAAGTACCCGATGGGCGGCGAACGGCAACTCATCCCGGCCGTAACGGGGCGGGTTGTGCCGAGCGCACCCAAGGGGCTGCCGCTCAACGTGGGAGTTGTGGTGATCAATGTCTCGACCGCCCACGCAATCGCCCGGGCCGTCGTGCATGAGGCCCCGTTCACGCATCGCGTGGTCACGGTAACGGGTCTGGGCGTGGAGCGGCCGGGCAATTTCCTGGTGCCGATCGGCACGAAGTTCTCTGAGCTGATCGAGCGGGCGGCCGGTGGTGTGACGGCCGCAGCCCTGAAGGTGCTCGCCGGCGGGCCGATGATGGGGCCGACGGTGCCGAACCTGGACGTTCCGGTGACGAAAGGGGTGGGCGGCATCACCGTGATGATCGAGGAGGAGACGGCGCACTGGCACGAAGGGGCCTGCATCCGCTGTGGCCGGTGCATCGACAACTGCCCATTGTTCCTCTCGCCGACGAAGATAGCGCACGCGATCAAGCACCGCGAGTACCAGCTCGCGATCGACTTCGACATGCAGGCCTGCTGTGAATGCGGCTGCTGCTCGTACGTTTGTCCGGCCCAGATCCCGTTGGCGCAATACATCCGGGCCGGAAAGAACCAGTGGCGCCAGATCCAGATGACCAAAAAGTAA
- the rsxE gene encoding electron transport complex subunit RsxE: MPATTTHFQQFRSGLLDNNPVLVQLLGMCPVLAVTSSVENGLVMGGAATFVVVMSNLITSLLRKLIQPHVRILVFTLTIATFVTIADLVLKAFVYDVAMKLGAFIPLIIVNCMIIARAEVVAMKNGVARSLADAFGIGLGFTGALLILGAVRELLGAGTLLNFAVLPASFEPHKWIIMILPPGAFLTLGVIVGVVNWLRQRGRGGA, from the coding sequence ATGCCCGCCACCACGACTCATTTCCAGCAGTTTCGCAGTGGGCTGCTCGACAACAACCCGGTATTGGTGCAGCTCCTCGGGATGTGCCCGGTACTGGCCGTGACGAGCAGCGTGGAGAATGGCCTGGTGATGGGGGGCGCCGCGACGTTCGTCGTCGTGATGTCGAACCTGATCACGAGTCTGCTGCGCAAGCTGATCCAGCCCCATGTGCGCATTCTCGTCTTCACGCTGACGATCGCGACGTTCGTGACCATCGCGGACCTGGTCCTCAAGGCATTCGTGTACGACGTGGCGATGAAGCTCGGGGCGTTCATCCCGCTGATCATCGTGAACTGCATGATCATCGCGCGGGCGGAAGTCGTGGCGATGAAGAACGGGGTGGCGCGTTCGCTCGCCGACGCCTTCGGCATCGGCCTGGGCTTCACGGGCGCGCTGCTGATTCTGGGCGCTGTGCGGGAACTCCTGGGGGCGGGCACGCTGCTCAACTTTGCGGTGCTGCCGGCGAGCTTCGAGCCGCACAAGTGGATCATCATGATCCTGCCGCCGGGGGCCTTCCTCACGCTGGGCGTGATCGTCGGGGTGGTGAACTGGCTGCGGCAGCGCGGCCGGGGAGGTGCGTAA
- a CDS encoding NADH-quinone oxidoreductase subunit I yields MREQDIVVLEPPQLTPAERLYLPQILDGLRTTLRHTFNVKRRHETVTQYPEQKRLVRTENYRGVHRLNKDPDGRVACVACFMCSTACPAHCIHIEAGESPWPDREKYPVKFDIDELRCIYCGMCEEACPVDAIELTPHYELVGRTREELIFDKEKLLHVFEMTRDAKPRKNPPVTDYGLTGGQPKEVGQPNATRKV; encoded by the coding sequence ATGCGTGAGCAGGACATCGTCGTTCTCGAACCCCCGCAATTGACGCCCGCCGAGCGGCTCTACCTGCCGCAGATCCTCGACGGGCTCCGTACCACCCTGCGTCACACTTTCAACGTCAAGCGGCGCCACGAAACCGTCACCCAGTATCCCGAGCAGAAGCGGCTGGTCCGCACGGAGAACTACCGCGGCGTGCACCGGCTCAACAAGGATCCGGACGGCCGCGTCGCCTGCGTGGCCTGCTTCATGTGCAGCACCGCCTGCCCGGCCCACTGCATCCACATCGAGGCCGGCGAGAGCCCCTGGCCCGATCGCGAGAAGTACCCCGTCAAGTTCGACATCGACGAGCTGCGCTGCATCTACTGCGGCATGTGCGAGGAGGCCTGCCCGGTCGATGCGATCGAGCTGACCCCGCACTACGAACTTGTCGGCCGCACGCGCGAGGAGCTGATCTTCGACAAGGAGAAGCTCCTGCACGTCTTCGAGATGACCAGGGACGCCAAGCCGCGGAAGAACCCGCCGGTGACCGACTATGGCCTGACCGGCGGCCAGCCGAAGGAAGTCGGCCAGCCGAACGCCACGCGGAAGGTTTAA
- a CDS encoding ABC transporter permease, producing MTGWRAAPVVPGLGLATRKEIDSMAVAGQPARYVGRILCNPLEVLTCGWRERRLIQRLATREIETRYRGSILGLTWSLIVPLLLLAVYTFVFSVIFGLRWDVPVEGRGVFAIVLFTGLILFNVFAECVNRAPGLMIERVAYIKKVVFPLEIIAWVTLLVALFNAAVSSVALLVGYLVFVGIPPLTAIAAPFALLPLILLTLGLTWFLSSVGVYLRDFQQFVPVLVMIVMYLNPVFYPLEVLLNRVGKVPPPVPAAEAPADTAAGIEHAVVPEPPTPSRLARIVHIVYKLSPFAVAIEEARGALFKGVWPSWRALLFHTGLAWGVAWLGFMWFNKTRKGFADVL from the coding sequence ATGACCGGCTGGCGTGCCGCCCCGGTTGTCCCCGGTCTCGGGCTGGCCACGCGGAAGGAAATCGACTCCATGGCCGTCGCCGGACAACCCGCCCGATATGTTGGTCGCATCCTGTGCAACCCGCTCGAGGTGCTCACCTGCGGCTGGCGGGAGCGGCGCCTGATCCAGCGCCTGGCGACGCGTGAGATCGAAACCCGCTACCGTGGCTCGATCCTCGGACTCACCTGGTCCCTGATCGTGCCGTTGCTGCTGCTGGCCGTGTACACCTTTGTATTCTCGGTGATCTTCGGGCTGCGCTGGGATGTGCCTGTCGAAGGTCGGGGCGTGTTTGCGATCGTGCTGTTCACCGGGCTGATCCTGTTCAACGTGTTCGCGGAGTGCGTCAACCGCGCACCGGGGCTGATGATCGAGCGAGTCGCCTACATCAAGAAGGTTGTTTTTCCACTGGAGATCATCGCCTGGGTTACGCTGCTGGTCGCGCTCTTCAATGCCGCGGTCAGCTCGGTCGCGCTGCTCGTGGGGTACCTGGTTTTCGTCGGCATCCCACCGTTGACCGCGATCGCCGCCCCCTTCGCATTGCTGCCACTGATCCTGCTGACCCTGGGGCTCACGTGGTTCCTGTCGTCGGTCGGCGTGTATCTGCGTGACTTTCAGCAGTTCGTCCCCGTGCTCGTGATGATCGTGATGTACCTGAACCCCGTCTTCTATCCGCTCGAGGTGCTGCTGAATCGCGTCGGAAAGGTGCCGCCGCCCGTGCCAGCGGCGGAGGCCCCCGCCGACACCGCCGCTGGGATCGAGCACGCCGTCGTGCCGGAGCCGCCGACCCCCAGTCGGCTGGCCCGAATCGTGCACATCGTGTACAAGCTGAGCCCGTTCGCCGTGGCCATTGAAGAGGCCCGGGGCGCTCTTTTCAAAGGGGTGTGGCCGAGTTGGCGGGCGCTGCTGTTTCACACCGGGCTGGCGTGGGGGGTCGCGTGGCTCGGCTTCATGTGGTTCAACAAGACCCGCAAGGGCTTCGCCGATGTCCTCTGA
- a CDS encoding electron transport complex subunit RsxA: MDLGQMAAIFLGVVLVNNLVLSGFLGICPFLGVSRKIDMAFGMGCAVTFVITVAGAVTWTIMHGILEPLSALLFRDAAGEPIRTGLNVLQYVAFIMVIASMVQLVEMYLKKFFPPLYTALGVFLPLITTNCAIMGACLYIYMKPETQPFINALTYAFGGGIGFTIAIVMMAGIREHLRFSDIPKPLQGAGITLLTAGILALAFGGFAGLGK; this comes from the coding sequence ATGGACCTCGGGCAGATGGCGGCCATCTTTCTCGGTGTCGTGCTGGTCAACAACCTGGTGTTGTCGGGTTTTCTCGGCATCTGCCCGTTCCTGGGCGTGTCGCGGAAGATCGACATGGCCTTCGGGATGGGCTGCGCGGTGACCTTCGTGATCACCGTGGCGGGTGCGGTGACGTGGACCATCATGCACGGCATCCTCGAACCGCTCAGTGCGCTGCTCTTCCGTGACGCGGCGGGTGAGCCGATCCGTACCGGGCTGAACGTGCTGCAGTACGTGGCGTTCATCATGGTGATTGCTTCGATGGTGCAGCTCGTCGAGATGTACCTGAAGAAGTTCTTCCCGCCGCTGTACACCGCGTTGGGGGTCTTTCTGCCGCTGATCACGACGAACTGCGCGATCATGGGCGCCTGCCTGTACATCTACATGAAGCCCGAGACGCAGCCGTTCATCAACGCACTGACGTACGCCTTCGGCGGCGGGATCGGCTTTACCATTGCGATCGTGATGATGGCGGGCATCCGCGAGCACCTGCGCTTCAGCGATATTCCCAAGCCCCTGCAAGGGGCTGGCATCACGTTGCTGACCGCGGGGATTCTCGCGCTGGCGTTCGGCGGCTTCGCCGGACTCGGGAAGTAG